One part of the Vicia villosa cultivar HV-30 ecotype Madison, WI linkage group LG6, Vvil1.0, whole genome shotgun sequence genome encodes these proteins:
- the LOC131611157 gene encoding pectate lyase-like, with protein sequence MASKIAIIFLVFAIAIPCFEAGIAEFDDYLKAQADLARDIALKSYIPNPENITTEINLHVHRAMEESMAEEYSNSTRRELNQGGHKRRGGKEQPCMASNPIDRCWRCNKDWAKDRQKLAKCGKGFGRKAVGGLGGRFYVVTDPSDNDMVNPKPGTLRFGAVQKGPLWIIFAHSMVIRLNQELMVSSDKTIDGRGAEVHIRDGAGITMQFVNNVIIHGLHLKNIKAKNGGMIRDAFDHVGLRTRSDGDALSVFGSSNIWIDHISLSECEDGLIDVIQGSTAITISNCHMTKHNDVMLFGASDKYTEDKIMQITVAFNHFGQGLIQRMPRCRWGFFHVLNNDYTHWIMYAIGGSSGPTILSQGNRFIAPNNNAAKIVTHRDYAAESVWSQWQWRSEGDMFMNGATFIQSGAPIKNLPFKKGYLMKPRHGSEANRLTRFAGALSCKVGRPC encoded by the exons ATGGCAAGTAAAATTGCCATTATTTTCTTGGTTTTTGCTATTGCTATTCCATGCTTTGAAGCTGGTATAGCTGAGTTTGATGATTATCTTAAAGCACAAGCTGATTTAGCTCGTGATATTGCTCTTAAGTCTTATATTCCTAATCCAGAAAATATTACAACCGAGATCAATCTACATGTCCATAG GGCTATGGAAGAGTCAATGGCGGAGGAATATTCAAATAGCACAAGGAGGGAACTAAATCAAGGAGGACATAAACGCCGAGGTGGTAAAGAACAACCTTGCATGGCCTCTAATCCAATTGACCGTTGTTGGAGGTGTAACAAGGATTGGGCCAAAGATCGTCAAAAGTTAGCCAAATGTGGTAAAGGTTTCGGTAGAAAGGCCGTAGGAGGACTTGGTGGAAGGTTCTATGTTGTCACAGATCCTTCCGACAATGATATGGTTAACCCAAAACCTGGCACTCTCCGTTTTGGGGCCGTTCAAAAGGGACCACTTTGGATTATTTTTGCACATAGCATGGTCATTAGATTGAATCAAGAGTTGATGGTTTCATCCGACAAGACAATCGACGGTCGTGGTGCTGAAGTTCATATTAGGGATGGTGCTGGAATTACAATGCAATTCGTTAACAATGTCATTATTCATGGTCTTCACCTAAAGAACATTAAGGCTAAGAATGGCGGTATGATTAGAGATGCTTTTGATCATGTTGGACTAAGAACAAGGAGCGATGGCGATGCCCTCTCCGTCTTTGGTTCATCAAACATCTGGATTGATCATATTTCTCTATCCGAATGTGAGGATGGTCTTATTGATGTTATTCAAGGCTCTACCGCAATTACCATCTCAAATTGCCATATGACAAAACATAATGAT GTTATGTTGTTCGGAGCTAGTGATAAATACACCGAAGACAAGATTATGCAAATCACAGTTGCATTCAACCATTTTGGACAAGGATTAATCCAAAGAATGCCAAGATGCAGATGGGGATTTTTCCATGTCTTGAACAACGATTACACACATTGGATCATGTACGCAATTGGTGGAAGCTCCGGTCCAACAATTCTCAGTCAAGGAAACCGATTCATCGCTCCTAACAACAATGCTGCAAAGATAGTCACACATAGAGATTATGCAGCCGAAAGTGTTTGGTCGCAATGGCAATGGAGATCAGAAGGTGATATGTTCATGAATGGTGCAACATTTATTCAATCTGGTGCTCCTATTAAGAATCTCCCATTCAAGAAAGGGTATCTGATGAAACCAAGACATGGATCAGAAGCTAATAGGCTTACACGCTTTGCTGGGGCACTTAGTTGCAAGGTGGGTAGGCCTTGTTAG